The following are encoded in a window of Mustela nigripes isolate SB6536 chromosome 1, MUSNIG.SB6536, whole genome shotgun sequence genomic DNA:
- the SPDYC gene encoding speedy protein C yields MSDTQDLATLPEVATQVKLGGWSHPGGGSGSVHQRPHQELQAFLNLLEHSFLQEFLSKDPCFQISDKYLLAMVLVYFRRANLKLHEYTHSNLFLALFLANDMEEDVEDPKCVIFLWALGKDWHLRVADFLHQRDKLWARMGFRAMVSRECCEEVMAKEPSHWAWTRERHPQHGGAQRGPKAQVLLPGPPSPSPPPCSLHGQPPSHSQCCHQPHPVPVLSKCPSPNPEWHCAPLEACLSVAEDPLAGGFLIIPPPQLQLEPGTYTLHTVCMRPPEASTVPWVLTLAG; encoded by the exons ATGAGCGACACTCAAGACTTGGCCACTTTGCCCGAGGTTGCCACCCAGGTGAAGCTGGGGGgctggagccatccaggtggggGGAGTGGGTCTGTCCATCAGCGCCCGCACCAGGAGCTCCAGGCCTTTCTCAACCTGCTGG AGCACAGCTTCCTCCAGGAATTCCTTTCCAAAGATCCCTGTTTCCAGATTTCAGATAAG TATCTTCTGGCCATGGTGCTGGTCTACTTCCGGCGCGCCAACCTGAAGCTCCACGAGTACACCCACAGCAACCTGTTCCTGGCTCT GTTTCTCGCTAATGACATGGAGGAGGATGTGGAGGACCCCAAATGCGTGATTTTTCTGTGGGCCCTGGGAAAAGACTGGCATCTCCGGGTGGCGGATTTCCTGCATCAGAGGGATAAGCTATGGGCCCGGATGGGCTTCCGGGCCATGGTGAGCCGCGAGTGCTGTGAGGAG GTCATGGCCAAGGAGCCGTCCCACTGGGCCTGGACTCGAGAGCGGCACCCCCAGCACGGTGGGGCTCAGAGGGGTCCAAAGGCCCAGGTCCTCCTTCCTGGGCCGCCCAGCCCCTCGCCACCTCCCTGTTCCCTCCACGGCCAGCCCCCTTCCCACAGCCAGTGCTGCCACCAGCCCCACCCGGTGCCTGTCTTATCCAAGTGCCCTTCCCCAAACCCTGAGTGGCATTGCGCTCCCCTCGAAGCttgcctctcagtggctgaagACCCCTTGGCGGGCGGCTTCCTCATCATCCCGCCCCCCCAACTGCAGCTGGAGCCGGGCACCTACACTCTCCACA CTGTGTGCATGCG TCCTCCCGAAGCCTCCACCGTGCCCTGGGTGCTGACACTCGCTGGGTGA